The Candidatus Koribacter versatilis Ellin345 genome has a segment encoding these proteins:
- a CDS encoding MGH1-like glycoside hydrolase domain-containing protein, giving the protein MTPPTDTPLNYEQTAEQKRLNEAREQGTPWKKWGPYLSERQWGTVREDYSDDGNAWNYFSHDQARSRAYRWGEDGIAGFSDDKQQLCFCVALWNGRDPILKERLFGLTNSEGNHGEDVKEYYFYVDSTPTHSYMKYLYKYPQREFPYSDLVVTNGKRSRDEFEYELLDTGVFDDDRYFDVFVEYAKVDPEDILIRITVHNRGPEAAEIEVLPTLWFRNAWYDGTSPKPMPMKADANSIVCSHEALGTRTLYCDGKPELLFTDNETNLERLRSQPNPTPYVKDAFHEYVVNGKKNALNPKNEGTKSAARYRLKVPAGGSQVVRLRLTADNKTDKFSNFDRTFKARLDDADEFYARIVPASLSVEEKRVHRQALAGMLWSKQYYYFDVDKWLAEHDAHPLLSAGTKKVRNQEWFHMLNSDIISMPDKWEYPWYAAWDLAFHTIALSLVDFDFAKDQLLLMLRNLYAHPNGQIPAYEWNFSDVNPPVHAWATLFLYNIEKQLGRADLRFLERSFQGLMMNFNWWVNRKDPEGKNVFAGGFLGLDNIGVFDRSAPLPTGGHLEQADGTAWMAFYCQNMFEIALILTDYDSMYEEVAFRFLEHFLWITYAMDRIGENHDEMWDSADGFFYDLLHLPGGDAMRLKVRSMVGLLPLCASSVLEPGAAARHPRLLELINLFRKRHPDVLEHIAPMDGRFIGYDNRRLMSVCNKEKLERILRYMLDENEFLSPYGIRSLSKYHLDNPFCFHLEGQEFKVGYLPAESNNGMFGGNSNWRGPIWMPVNGLIIRALLNLYQFFGNDFKVECPTGSGKFMNLFEVSQEISRRLSSIFLPDANGQRPVYGGSKKFQDDPYWKDYILFYEYFHGDNGAGLGASHQTGWTGLIARTLDLLGRLDAENALKIHKSALTARMTREQVAGS; this is encoded by the coding sequence ATGACGCCTCCCACTGATACGCCGCTCAACTACGAACAGACTGCCGAACAAAAACGGCTCAATGAGGCCCGCGAACAAGGAACTCCCTGGAAGAAGTGGGGCCCTTATCTCAGTGAACGTCAGTGGGGCACGGTCCGCGAGGATTACAGCGATGACGGCAACGCTTGGAATTACTTCAGCCACGACCAGGCCCGCTCGCGTGCCTATCGGTGGGGCGAAGATGGCATCGCCGGATTTTCCGACGACAAGCAACAACTTTGCTTCTGCGTGGCACTTTGGAATGGACGAGATCCGATTCTCAAAGAGCGCCTGTTCGGCCTGACTAACAGCGAAGGCAATCATGGCGAAGACGTGAAGGAATACTACTTCTACGTAGACAGCACTCCGACTCACTCATACATGAAGTATCTCTACAAGTATCCGCAGCGCGAATTCCCATACAGCGACCTCGTCGTCACCAATGGCAAGCGCTCTCGCGACGAATTCGAATACGAGCTTCTCGATACCGGCGTCTTCGACGACGATCGCTACTTCGACGTCTTCGTTGAGTATGCGAAAGTCGACCCGGAGGACATCCTCATCCGCATCACGGTTCACAACCGTGGTCCCGAAGCAGCCGAGATAGAAGTCCTCCCCACGCTCTGGTTTCGTAACGCCTGGTACGACGGAACATCACCGAAGCCGATGCCGATGAAGGCAGACGCGAACAGCATTGTGTGCTCCCACGAAGCGCTCGGCACCCGTACCCTTTACTGCGACGGCAAGCCCGAACTCCTTTTTACCGACAACGAGACCAACCTTGAGCGGCTGCGAAGCCAGCCCAATCCCACGCCCTACGTCAAGGACGCATTTCACGAGTACGTGGTGAACGGCAAAAAAAATGCCTTGAATCCCAAGAACGAAGGCACCAAATCAGCAGCACGCTATCGTCTTAAGGTGCCGGCAGGAGGCTCCCAAGTCGTCCGCCTCCGTCTTACCGCCGACAACAAAACCGATAAGTTTTCCAACTTCGATCGGACATTCAAAGCGCGTCTCGACGATGCCGACGAGTTCTACGCGCGCATCGTGCCGGCTTCCCTTTCCGTCGAAGAAAAACGTGTTCACCGCCAGGCGCTTGCCGGCATGCTTTGGAGCAAGCAGTATTACTACTTCGACGTCGACAAATGGCTTGCCGAACACGACGCACATCCCCTACTGAGCGCCGGCACGAAGAAAGTTCGGAACCAGGAATGGTTCCACATGCTCAACAGCGACATCATCTCGATGCCCGACAAGTGGGAATACCCGTGGTATGCAGCGTGGGACCTCGCCTTCCACACCATCGCTCTATCGCTTGTCGATTTTGACTTCGCGAAGGACCAACTGCTCCTTATGTTGCGCAATCTCTATGCCCACCCCAACGGCCAAATCCCCGCGTATGAGTGGAATTTCAGCGATGTCAACCCACCCGTGCACGCGTGGGCCACGCTCTTCCTCTATAACATCGAGAAACAGCTGGGACGCGCCGACCTTCGGTTCCTGGAGCGCTCATTCCAGGGCCTGATGATGAACTTCAATTGGTGGGTCAACCGCAAAGATCCCGAAGGCAAGAACGTTTTCGCCGGCGGGTTCCTCGGTCTCGACAACATCGGTGTCTTCGATCGCAGCGCCCCCCTCCCTACCGGCGGCCACCTGGAACAAGCCGATGGCACGGCGTGGATGGCTTTCTACTGCCAGAACATGTTCGAAATCGCGCTCATCCTCACCGACTATGACTCGATGTACGAGGAAGTAGCCTTCCGTTTCCTCGAGCACTTCCTTTGGATCACCTACGCCATGGACCGTATCGGTGAAAACCACGATGAAATGTGGGATTCCGCCGACGGCTTCTTCTACGATCTGCTCCACCTTCCCGGTGGCGACGCCATGCGCCTGAAAGTTCGCTCCATGGTCGGCCTGCTGCCTTTGTGCGCATCCAGTGTCCTCGAACCCGGAGCTGCAGCCCGGCATCCCCGACTGCTGGAGTTAATCAATCTGTTCCGCAAACGCCACCCCGATGTTCTCGAACATATCGCACCCATGGACGGAAGATTTATCGGCTACGACAATCGCCGCCTGATGTCCGTTTGCAACAAAGAAAAGCTTGAACGCATTCTTCGCTACATGCTCGACGAGAACGAATTTCTCAGTCCGTACGGAATTCGCTCACTCTCGAAATACCACCTCGACAACCCCTTCTGCTTCCATTTGGAAGGGCAGGAGTTCAAAGTCGGGTATCTTCCTGCAGAGTCGAATAACGGTATGTTCGGCGGCAATTCAAATTGGCGTGGCCCCATCTGGATGCCGGTGAACGGCTTGATCATCCGCGCGCTGCTAAACCTGTATCAATTCTTCGGGAACGATTTCAAAGTCGAATGTCCAACCGGTTCCGGCAAATTTATGAACCTCTTCGAAGTGTCGCAGGAAATAAGCCGCCGCCTCTCAAGTATCTTCCTGCCGGATGCCAATGGTCAGCGACCAGTCTACGGGGGCAGCAAGAAATTCCAGGATGATCCGTATTGGAAGGACTACATCCTCTTCTACGAATACTTCCACGGCGACAACGGAGCTGGGCTAGGCGCAAGCCATCAGACGGGGTGGACTGGACTCATCGCCCGAACCCTCGATCTACTCGGACGCCTCGACGCAGAAAATGCGCTCAAGATTCACAAGAGCGCTCTCACGGCGCGTATGACGCGCGAACAAGTCGCCGGCTCCTAG
- a CDS encoding response regulator: protein MAKAKVVLADDNLAILGQVNSLLDEWREYEVLAKYEDGNQLLREFRTHDPDIVVLDISMPGMSGLEVAARLQDAGSRAKIIFLTMHEDHDFLRAALGAGAAAYVLKSRLCIDLRLAMKAVLSHQMFVSPVLL from the coding sequence ATGGCAAAAGCTAAAGTCGTACTCGCTGACGATAACTTAGCGATCCTCGGGCAAGTGAATTCCCTGCTCGACGAATGGCGAGAATACGAAGTTCTCGCCAAGTACGAAGACGGAAATCAACTCTTACGCGAATTTCGAACCCACGACCCCGACATCGTGGTGCTCGACATCTCAATGCCCGGCATGAGTGGGCTCGAAGTCGCCGCGCGGCTTCAGGACGCGGGATCCAGGGCCAAAATTATCTTCCTGACCATGCACGAGGACCACGACTTCCTTCGCGCCGCATTGGGGGCTGGAGCCGCCGCATACGTGCTGAAGTCGCGGCTCTGCATAGACCTCCGTCTGGCGATGAAAGCAGTACTTTCCCACCAGATGTTCGTCTCGCCAGTTCTTCTCTAG
- a CDS encoding ATP-dependent nuclease, with product MQLHSVLVENFRGIRRAEVSFSRDTVLIGENDSGKSRVIEALCLVLNSSSGIIPFEPCHFCVPVEEANQFSVPIRITITFAERHKGEWSSATYQPIQSLLAPESSRQRELRLEVHAASADAKPRIRFFSSGGALAGSESPELLAWVRANNPIIRLEQGLLNQGGRNGPVRNKEIQSYSDLVDRHYAALVGGASTNATLDLEAGFKAAQTLVALSSQHLDANARRTNWLLEEIAGSTLKLSSRFANDSTSAPPSGNSYKIGLLLFVGALLRAHSQPFGPDAEPIVIFEDPEAHLHPLTLASVWSLIERMRWQTIVSTHSGVLLTEAPLHSIRRLIRVNDEIIVHRVRDRALTKTDMRKFRYHVRSRRGAAMFARCWLLVEGETEFWLLPELARLLGYNFDAEGISCVEFAQCGIPPLVKAARELGIEWHLLTDGDNSGAIYSATAGRFCGPNELPTRITRLREPDIEHCFWHSGYANAILKLAGRTSSSRPNPRWIIRAAIDKSSKPYLALQLLEAVASSGSAGVPPALKRVIESCVRMARRTNEQSAPDVTQPALKDNLLHMEARK from the coding sequence ATGCAGCTCCACTCCGTACTGGTCGAGAACTTTCGTGGAATTCGTCGCGCCGAAGTAAGTTTCAGCCGCGACACCGTGCTTATTGGCGAAAACGACTCCGGAAAATCTCGGGTCATCGAAGCCCTCTGCCTCGTTCTGAACAGCTCTTCAGGCATCATCCCCTTCGAACCTTGTCACTTTTGCGTTCCCGTCGAGGAAGCAAATCAGTTTTCGGTCCCCATTCGAATCACGATTACATTTGCAGAACGCCACAAAGGCGAATGGTCGAGCGCCACATATCAGCCGATTCAGTCCTTGCTCGCGCCCGAGAGTTCACGCCAGCGAGAACTCCGCCTCGAAGTCCACGCGGCCTCCGCCGACGCCAAGCCTCGCATCCGCTTCTTTTCCAGCGGCGGGGCGCTCGCTGGCTCGGAATCTCCCGAATTGCTCGCATGGGTGCGCGCTAATAACCCAATCATCCGACTCGAGCAGGGCCTGCTTAATCAGGGCGGAAGAAATGGCCCGGTTCGCAACAAGGAGATTCAGAGCTATTCCGATCTTGTTGACCGTCACTACGCTGCGTTGGTTGGGGGCGCTTCCACAAACGCAACCCTCGACCTCGAAGCCGGCTTCAAAGCGGCTCAAACCTTGGTCGCGCTCTCCTCGCAACACCTTGATGCCAACGCCCGCCGCACCAACTGGCTCCTCGAAGAGATCGCAGGTTCCACACTCAAACTTTCAAGTCGTTTCGCAAACGACAGCACCTCCGCCCCACCCTCTGGAAATTCCTACAAAATCGGGCTGCTCCTTTTCGTTGGGGCACTCTTGCGCGCACATTCGCAGCCCTTTGGTCCAGATGCCGAACCCATCGTGATCTTTGAAGATCCGGAAGCGCACCTCCATCCCCTGACGTTGGCTTCCGTTTGGTCGTTGATTGAGCGAATGCGCTGGCAAACGATCGTTTCCACCCACTCCGGCGTCCTCCTCACCGAGGCCCCACTCCACAGCATCCGTCGCCTGATCCGTGTGAACGATGAAATCATTGTTCATCGCGTGCGTGACCGTGCGCTTACCAAAACCGACATGCGCAAGTTCCGCTATCACGTCCGCTCGCGTCGCGGGGCAGCCATGTTTGCCCGCTGCTGGCTGCTCGTTGAGGGTGAAACCGAATTCTGGCTCCTCCCCGAACTCGCGCGGCTCCTGGGATACAACTTCGACGCCGAGGGTATCTCCTGCGTTGAATTCGCCCAATGCGGCATTCCGCCTCTCGTCAAAGCCGCCCGCGAGTTGGGCATCGAGTGGCACCTTCTCACCGATGGCGACAACTCCGGCGCCATCTATTCCGCCACCGCCGGACGTTTCTGCGGACCAAATGAGCTTCCAACCCGAATTACCAGGCTCCGCGAACCCGACATCGAGCACTGCTTCTGGCACAGCGGATACGCCAACGCAATTCTGAAGCTAGCTGGCCGTACATCTTCCAGCCGTCCCAATCCTCGCTGGATCATCCGTGCAGCGATCGACAAATCGTCAAAGCCCTATCTCGCTCTGCAACTTCTAGAAGCCGTCGCCTCGAGCGGTTCGGCTGGAGTTCCTCCCGCCCTGAAACGTGTCATCGAATCCTGCGTTCGGATGGCTCGCCGCACCAACGAACAATCTGCACCCGATGTGACCCAACCAGCTCTGAAAGACAACCTGCTTCACATGGAAGCGAGAAAGTGA
- a CDS encoding TIGR00730 family Rossman fold protein, producing the protein MSDSTEVRDQHQHRRLSAQEWEQQWQRTWKESGKMAYEINATDEHSAVSEERALLMEVRSPVRERERLKRISDEFVQGFDKLYGVGPAVTVFGSARFHEGHKYYDLGCEVGRELAKAGFAVLTGGGPGMMEAANRGAKEAGGASLGLNIILPFEQAPNPYVDQTIEFHYFFVRKVCLVKYSCAFICLPGGFGTLDELFEAATLIQCGKIGPFPLILIGEEFWSGVRDFTAHLLGEGAIGMEDTGFARITDSPKEAVELVVASLPVELKERLKPRS; encoded by the coding sequence ATGAGCGACTCGACCGAAGTCAGAGACCAGCACCAGCACCGCAGGTTGTCCGCGCAAGAATGGGAACAACAATGGCAGCGCACTTGGAAGGAATCGGGCAAGATGGCGTACGAAATCAACGCCACCGACGAGCATAGCGCCGTCTCGGAAGAGCGCGCGTTACTGATGGAAGTGCGCTCGCCAGTCCGCGAGCGCGAGCGCCTCAAACGCATTAGCGACGAATTCGTCCAGGGCTTTGACAAGCTCTACGGAGTTGGCCCCGCAGTCACCGTCTTCGGCTCCGCGCGGTTTCACGAGGGCCACAAGTACTACGACCTCGGCTGCGAAGTCGGACGCGAACTCGCCAAGGCAGGCTTCGCTGTCCTCACTGGCGGCGGCCCCGGCATGATGGAAGCCGCCAATCGCGGCGCCAAGGAAGCAGGAGGAGCAAGCCTCGGCCTCAACATCATTCTTCCGTTCGAGCAGGCGCCAAACCCCTACGTGGATCAGACCATCGAATTCCACTATTTCTTCGTGCGTAAGGTTTGCCTCGTCAAGTACTCGTGCGCGTTCATCTGTTTACCCGGAGGCTTCGGGACCCTCGACGAACTCTTTGAAGCCGCGACCCTCATCCAATGCGGCAAGATCGGCCCGTTCCCTCTCATCCTTATCGGAGAGGAATTCTGGTCCGGTGTCCGCGACTTCACCGCGCACCTTCTCGGAGAAGGCGCCATCGGCATGGAAGACACTGGCTTTGCCCGCATCACCGACTCGCCCAAAGAAGCCGTGGAGCTCGTCGTTGCCAGTCTGCCCGTCGAACTCAAGGAACGGCTGAAGCCGAGGAGTTGA
- the pyk gene encoding pyruvate kinase has protein sequence MQVRDHKTKIVGTIGPASESPEMLERLIRTGLDVARLNFSHGDFSGHRERIANLRAASDRAGRAVAVLADLPGPKMRLGTIQNEPIHLRAGDPFTLTTDSIVGDNRRCSMSFAALPQVVKPGDRLYLNDGLVHLLVERIEGTDVHCVVAVGGELRSRKGLNLPGINLGISAFTEHDRDCLKFALENGVDAVSQSFVQNAHDIELVRTAAESLGHHPFIFAKIERAEAVQNYDEILRASDGIMVARGDLGIEVPMEEIAVIQKQLISGANAAGKPVITATQMLESMITNRLPTRAECTDVANAIFDGTDCVMLSGECAVGQFPEEAVAMLGKIAAATEPHRHRAHPSNVHGAGWTPSTAAQAMGILVERALETAPSAAVFVPTLSGDTARMISRFKPSVWIVALSANENVCRNLKFSYGVEPVFVGEEADDWRPIIYDWLHQQHIRGKIALLVAAASTKHPDASHRIEFLRIPESVASATSSRTTS, from the coding sequence ATGCAGGTACGCGACCACAAAACGAAAATCGTCGGCACCATCGGCCCTGCTTCGGAATCGCCGGAAATGCTGGAGCGCCTCATCCGCACCGGACTCGACGTCGCGCGCCTGAACTTTTCCCACGGCGATTTCAGCGGCCACCGCGAACGCATCGCCAACCTACGTGCGGCTTCCGACCGCGCCGGCCGCGCCGTGGCTGTCCTCGCCGACCTGCCCGGCCCGAAAATGCGTCTCGGAACGATTCAGAACGAACCGATTCACCTCCGCGCCGGCGATCCCTTCACTCTTACCACCGATTCAATTGTCGGCGACAATCGCCGCTGCTCCATGTCCTTCGCCGCTCTTCCACAGGTGGTGAAACCCGGCGACCGCTTGTATCTGAACGACGGCCTCGTTCATCTTCTCGTCGAGCGTATCGAAGGCACAGACGTCCACTGCGTCGTTGCAGTCGGTGGTGAACTTCGCTCGCGCAAAGGACTCAACCTTCCCGGAATTAACCTCGGCATCTCCGCCTTCACCGAACACGACCGCGACTGCCTCAAGTTCGCCCTCGAAAACGGTGTGGACGCCGTTAGCCAATCCTTCGTCCAAAATGCCCACGACATCGAACTGGTACGCACCGCCGCGGAATCGCTCGGCCATCATCCGTTCATCTTTGCCAAGATCGAGCGCGCCGAGGCAGTACAGAACTACGACGAAATCCTCCGCGCCTCCGACGGCATCATGGTTGCCCGCGGCGACCTCGGTATCGAAGTACCGATGGAAGAGATCGCCGTCATTCAGAAACAACTGATCTCGGGCGCAAATGCCGCCGGCAAGCCCGTCATTACCGCCACGCAGATGCTTGAATCCATGATCACCAATCGCCTTCCCACCCGCGCCGAGTGCACCGATGTCGCTAATGCGATCTTCGATGGCACTGATTGCGTAATGTTGTCGGGCGAATGCGCTGTCGGCCAATTCCCCGAGGAAGCCGTTGCCATGCTCGGGAAGATCGCCGCCGCCACCGAACCCCATCGGCACCGTGCGCATCCCAGTAACGTACACGGCGCCGGTTGGACTCCCAGCACCGCAGCTCAGGCAATGGGAATCCTCGTGGAACGCGCGCTCGAGACAGCGCCCTCCGCCGCGGTCTTCGTTCCAACCCTCAGCGGCGACACCGCGCGTATGATCTCCCGCTTCAAGCCGTCGGTGTGGATCGTCGCGCTGAGCGCGAATGAAAACGTCTGCCGCAATTTGAAATTTTCCTACGGCGTTGAACCCGTCTTCGTTGGCGAAGAGGCCGACGACTGGCGCCCCATCATTTACGACTGGCTCCATCAGCAGCACATCCGCGGCAAGATCGCGCTTCTCGTCGCTGCCGCCTCCACAAAACACCCCGACGCAAGCCATCGCATAGAATTCCTGCGCATACCCGAATCGGTAGCCTCAGCCACTTCCTCAAGGACGACATCATGA
- a CDS encoding 6-phosphofructokinase — protein sequence MSDIKKIAINTGGGDAPGLNAVIHGAVYAARRLGWEVFGIRDGYDGILEPHRYPNGGLIQLNRGVVRDISHVGGTILGTTNRGNPFRRVITAADGTKHETDCSDQILNFFRDRGIDALISIGGDGSLTIANGLAKKGLRVVGVPKTIDNDLESTAMTFGFNTAVSFATECIDRLHSTALSHQRILVVEVMGRYAGWIALHCGVAGRADAILIPEIPYKIENVANALKLRHQDGKPYSIVVVAEGAKAHGKDVTIREREVGKAERLGGIGEQVTQQLQSLTGKESRTVVLGHLLRGGSPTALDRNLGVTFGAGAVEALAEGRSTVMVALHPPHLAFVPLEEAIAKLRLVPPDSDLVLTARAIGIAFGDE from the coding sequence ATGAGCGACATCAAGAAGATTGCAATCAATACGGGCGGGGGCGATGCTCCCGGGTTGAACGCCGTCATCCACGGCGCGGTGTATGCTGCGCGCCGCCTCGGCTGGGAAGTGTTCGGCATTCGCGACGGCTACGACGGCATTCTTGAACCACATCGCTATCCCAATGGTGGGCTGATCCAGCTGAACCGTGGTGTTGTGCGCGACATCTCCCACGTCGGCGGCACGATCCTCGGGACCACTAACCGCGGCAACCCCTTCCGCCGCGTCATCACCGCCGCCGATGGCACGAAGCACGAAACCGATTGCTCCGATCAGATCCTCAACTTCTTCCGCGATCGCGGCATCGACGCCCTGATTTCCATTGGCGGCGACGGCAGCCTCACCATCGCCAACGGCCTCGCCAAGAAAGGTCTGCGCGTCGTTGGCGTTCCAAAGACCATCGACAACGATCTCGAATCCACAGCAATGACCTTCGGCTTCAATACCGCCGTCTCCTTCGCCACCGAATGTATTGACCGCCTGCACAGCACCGCGCTCTCCCACCAGCGCATCCTGGTCGTCGAAGTAATGGGCCGCTACGCCGGTTGGATCGCCCTGCACTGCGGTGTCGCCGGACGCGCCGATGCCATCCTCATCCCTGAGATCCCCTACAAAATCGAAAACGTGGCGAACGCCCTCAAACTCCGACACCAGGACGGCAAGCCGTACTCCATCGTCGTAGTCGCGGAAGGCGCCAAAGCTCACGGCAAGGATGTCACCATAAGGGAGCGCGAAGTCGGCAAAGCCGAGCGCCTCGGTGGCATCGGCGAGCAGGTCACGCAACAATTACAAAGCCTCACCGGCAAAGAGAGTCGCACCGTTGTCCTCGGTCACCTCCTACGCGGTGGATCGCCGACGGCACTCGACCGCAATTTAGGAGTCACCTTCGGTGCCGGCGCCGTCGAAGCCCTCGCCGAAGGCCGCAGCACCGTGATGGTCGCGCTCCATCCGCCGCATCTAGCCTTCGTCCCGCTCGAAGAGGCCATCGCGAAACTCCGCCTCGTTCCTCCGGACAGCGATTTGGTCCTGACCGCGCGCGCCATTGGCATCGCCTTCGGAGATGAATAA